A stretch of DNA from Micromonospora peucetia:
CTCGAACAACTCCTGCGCTACCTCAACACCCAACGCGTACGCGACGTCTACCTCGAAAGCCGCGCCAGCCACCGCGAATGGCAACAAGCACGCACCGAAAACCGCCGCATCCCCACCACCGACCGCAACGACGTCCGCACCTACCGACGGCTGCTCGAACAACACGCCATCAGCCACCGTGTACGCATAGTCCACATCAAAGACCACACCCACCCCGGACTTTGGCTCGCTGACGCCGTCGCCTGGTCCGTCGGCCGCGCCATCCGCACCAACGAGCCCCAATGGTTCAACCGCATCACCGACACAGCCACCATCATCGAAGCCACCACAGGCAAAGAACTCCACATTAACGAGAGAGGGGCCGCTCCACCAACCGGCGAACGCGACCCCCACAACCTGAGCCAACGCGCCCAGATCATGTCCTCACCAATAGCCTACCCGACAACCACACCACCCGACCACACCCCGAACATCTACACCACACTGCTACACCAAGCACAACAAGTACGCGACCAGCCGCCCCGCTAGCCCAGCAACTGTTGAACAACATGCAATTACTCACCGCCAGAGTCCAACAACTCCAAGAAACCGTCGAGAGACTGGCGCCCCAACCAAGAGCCGCCACGCAACCCCCGGAACACACCCCAAAACTCCCAGCGCAGATCTCCTCGTCACCGCAACAGCCTTCGAGCGCCGAGCCCGACCTTTCGTAGAAAGCGGAGCGAGGAAGTGTGCTCAACGCGCAAACCTGCTCGCCGTTGAGAAGTCCTGCATCATGCTCCAGCGTTCCCCGCGACGGCTACCGCCGTCCGGTTGGCCCAACGGACATCCCGCAAGCTATTGTGCACCCCGTGTTTGTAGACACGACTTGCCTCGAAAGGATGCCGTCATGGCCAAGCAGGTTATTCACAAGCTAGTTGACGACTTGGACGGTGGAGACGCTGTCGAGACCGTCAAGTTCTCACTCGACGGCGTTCAGTACGAGATCGATCTGTCGAGCACCAACGCCGAGAAACTGCGTGGCGCGTTCGCACCGTACGTCGCTCACGGCACGAAGGTAGGCCGCGGTGGCGTAGTCATCGGCGGGCGGGCCGTCCGCGGCCGGGCAGCTACCACCGCCGACCGCGAGCAGAACAAGGCAATCCGTGCCTGGGCAAAGAAAGCCGGCAAGGAAATCTCCGACCGAGGCCGGATCCCACAAGAAGTCGTCGACGAATACCATGCCAAGGCAGGCCGCTAGCCCTGTTTCACGTCACGACGTGGACGCCAGGCCAGCGTTCGGCGGGGCGGTGGCGGGCAAGTCGTTGCCGGGATCGCTCCGGGCTGATCCGACTCGGGTTGCGCCGCCACACTCCGTCGAGCAGATCGTCAAGGCCGTGCGGTGCACAGACCTCGATCTGGTCGTGCGCGTCGAGCTGGACGGCCACGGCGGCTGGTCAGTCGTGGCCTACAGGTCGGACAGCGATAGTCCTCATGGTTCGTCGAAGTAGCCTTCGACTTCTCCGAGTAGCAGCGGTACGTCGTACACCGACATGTCTGGCCTGGCCCGCGCGTATCGGACCCGGTGCCTCCACCGCTGGTGTTCGAACGCCATGTCCGCCTCGATCTCCACCACCGTTGTCGGCTCCACCTGCACGTACCGCAACGCCTCTGGCCGGTCCAGCTGCCCAGACCACGATGCCGGCAACGGCTGCGGCCACGGATGCACCACGGTGGCGCGGCGGTGTTGCAGAGGCCGCAGCGGCGACACAAGCAGTCCGAGTTCCTGCCGCTGGTCGGTGTGCAGCGGGTGAGTGCGGCCTGTGTATCGGAGCCGGCCCCACCGATCGAACCGACCCAGCAGCAGCGTTTCTAGGCTGTGGAGGCTGCCGGTCACCCCGGCGACGATTGCTTCCGTAGTGAGATGCCTCCGAAACTTCCACCAGCCGGAACGCCGTCCCGGCTGGTATCGGCTCCCGAGCCGCTTGGTCACGACCCCCTCGATGCCGGTCGCGACGGTCCATTCGGTCAGCCAGTCTGACACTTGCCCCATGTCCGTTGTCTGTGGCGTCAGCGTGAGCTGGGCGGGGGCGCCACCGAGCAGGCGCTCCAGTTGTGCCCGCCGGTCCGATAGGGGCAGGTCCAGGACCGGCCGACCGTCGGCGGCGGCTAGCAGGTCGAACAGCACGTAGTGGGCCGGGTGGTCGTTGACCATGCGTAGTAGACCGCGACCGGCGGTGACTCGCCGCTGAAGCAGCGCAAAGTTTGTCCGGCCGCGTTCCCAAACGATCAGCTCACCGTCCAGCACCACTCCGGGTGGGAGCGTTCGCACGGCCCGGGTGATGTCCGGAAAGTATGTGGTCAGGTTCCTGCCAGCACGCGACTGTAGGTAGACGCGGTCATCCTCGTGGAATGCGATGCACCTCCACCCATCCCACTTGGGTTCGTGGATTAGGTCGGTGCCTTCGGGTACAGCGTCGACTGGCGTGGCGAGCATCGGTGCGACGGGACGCCGTAGAGGCGGGTCTGTCGCACCGACCCGACGTTGCCCGAGGCTCACCGCCTTCCCGGGCTGTGAGTGTTTCTCATCGCCGCCCCCTCGCCCATCGTGCGGGAGGGCCACCGACGAGGGGTGTAAATCGACTAAGTGCGTGTTTGAGATGGGGTTGATCAGGTCCGGTTGAAGGTCAGGTCGAGGAAGATGTCGTTCGCGCCGGCGCCGCCGGCGATGGCGGCCGGCGATGAGTCGGACGGGATGATGGCCAGCAGGGGCGCGCCGCCGGCTAGGGCCGCGGCGGCGATGTAGGTAAGTGTGCGCATGGGGCCTCCCGTGGACGGCTTCGCGGTCATGCGACGCGGCGGATGCGGCGGACGGCGAGGTAGAGCAGCAGGGCGGCGACGGCGACGAAGATGCCGGTCTCGATGCCCTGGAACAGCCAGAATCGGGTTCCGGGCTGGTAGAGCTGCCAGTTGTAGGCGCCCGAGGTGATGCCGAGGTCGGCGCCGCACGCGGCTCCCGGTCCGGTGGCGTCGGGTGCGCAGGCGATCTGCGCGTTGGCCGTGATCATCTTGCCGGAGGCGTCGCGGATGCCGTAGGACAGGATCCAGTCGCCGGCGGCCGGGTTGGTCTGCTCGGTGGCGTCCTTGAGCGGGAAGGTCACGACGCGGGCGGGCAGGTAGTGTGGCCGGGCGAGTGTCGTCAGGGCGATGCGCAGCCCGAGGAACCCGACGAGCGTGGCGGACATCGCGGGCAGCACCTTGGGCCAGATGGTGCCGGCGAAGATGCCGAGCGTGACTGCGAAGATCGTGTAGCCGATCGGGGCCGTGCCCTGCATGTCGAAGAAGAAGATGTTGAAGCGGCCGTGCTGCCCGGCCTGGCTCATCGGGTTCAGCCACCACGAGACGCCCAGTCCGTAGACCAGCGAGGCGACGAGCGCGACGGCGCCGGCGACCCCGAACTTGACCAGTGCCCAGTGTCCCCGGCTGACGCCCTGGGTCCAGACCATGCGGTGGGTGCCCTGCTCGATCTCGCGGGCGACCAGCGGCGCACCCCAGAACAGTCCGACCAGCAGCGGCAGGACGAGGAAGAGCACACCGATCATGGTCATCACGCCGTACTGGCCGTTGAACTGGATGGACGCCTTGCCGCAGGTGTCGGCGTCGGCCGGGATCATCGAGGCGGTACCCAGCGCGCGGACGCAGTCGTCCAGGCCCAGGTCGGCGAAGGTGTGCCGCATGGCCAGACCAGTGGGGACCATGAACACGGCGAGGAGCGCGAGGCCGATCGCGGTGAACAGTGCTTGCTTGCGGTGCTGCCGCCAGGCGAGCCAGATCATGCCGGCACCTCCCACGCGGCGTGCGGCCGGGAGTCGCCCTCGCCGAGGTAGGCGAGGATGAGGTCTTCCAGAGTCACGTCGTACGCCTTCCATGCCGGATCTCGCAGCGCAGTGTTCGTGCGGACCAGCAGCGTGGACTGCCGATCGGTGTGCTCAGCCCGCACGACCTGCGCGACCCCGGCGGGCAGCGGGCCACCGTATCGAGGGCCGACCAGCTGCCGGTGCTCGGCGAGCAGGGCGCTGACGTCGCCGACGAGCTTCACCTGCGAGGCGTGCAGCACGATGAGGTAGTCGCAGGTACGTTCGAGGTCCGCCAGGATGTGCGAGGACAGCAGCACCGTGGTGCCCGTCTCGGCGACGACGCCCATCAGCGCTCGGAGGAACTCGCGCCGGGCCAGCGGGTCGATGCTGGCGACCGGCTCGTCGAGCAGAAGAAGCCGTGGGCGCTTGGCCATCGCCAGGGCGAGGGCGACCTGGGCCCGCTGACCGCCGGACAGCTTGCCGACCGGCTTGTCGCGCGGGATACCGATCTGCGCCAGCCGGCGGTGCGCCAGCGCCGTGTCGAAGCGCCGGTTCAGCTTGGCGCCCATGGTGAACAACTCGTCCGCCGTGAAGTCCCGGTACAGCGGCGTGTCTTGGGCCACGAAACCGACCTCGGACAGGACGGCGATGTCGTCGTACGGCGTCCGGCCGAAAACCCGTACGGCGCCGTCGTCCGGCCGCAGCAGACCGACCGCCAGGTGCAACAAGGTGCTCTTGCCTGCCCCGTTGGGACCGACCAGCGCGGCCACCCTCCCGGCCGGCAGGCGCAGCGAGCAGTCCCGCAGCGCCCAGGCT
This window harbors:
- a CDS encoding DUF3800 domain-containing protein gives rise to the protein MFPSAFVDESFWQPQGRPGAYLMSAVIIDQDDVAPALAAASAAARGQPYHSSELYHRGHVGIIEDMLDVAANHAGWSAVSLQIPLDTRPAETPNDSTRSIHRVLGEREYARQASLEQLLRYLNTQRVRDVYLESRASHREWQQARTENRRIPTTDRNDVRTYRRLLEQHAISHRVRIVHIKDHTHPGLWLADAVAWSVGRAIRTNEPQWFNRITDTATIIEATTGKELHINERGAAPPTGERDPHNLSQRAQIMSSPIAYPTTTPPDHTPNIYTTLLHQAQQVRDQPPR
- a CDS encoding histone-like nucleoid-structuring protein Lsr2; this translates as MAKQVIHKLVDDLDGGDAVETVKFSLDGVQYEIDLSSTNAEKLRGAFAPYVAHGTKVGRGGVVIGGRAVRGRAATTADREQNKAIRAWAKKAGKEISDRGRIPQEVVDEYHAKAGR
- a CDS encoding nucleotidyltransferase family protein; amino-acid sequence: MAVQLDAHDQIEVCAPHGLDDLLDGVWRRNPSRISPERSRQRLARHRPAERWPGVHVVT
- a CDS encoding ATP-dependent DNA ligase yields the protein MLATPVDAVPEGTDLIHEPKWDGWRCIAFHEDDRVYLQSRAGRNLTTYFPDITRAVRTLPPGVVLDGELIVWERGRTNFALLQRRVTAGRGLLRMVNDHPAHYVLFDLLAAADGRPVLDLPLSDRRAQLERLLGGAPAQLTLTPQTTDMGQVSDWLTEWTVATGIEGVVTKRLGSRYQPGRRSGWWKFRRHLTTEAIVAGVTGSLHSLETLLLGRFDRWGRLRYTGRTHPLHTDQRQELGLLVSPLRPLQHRRATVVHPWPQPLPASWSGQLDRPEALRYVQVEPTTVVEIEADMAFEHQRWRHRVRYARARPDMSVYDVPLLLGEVEGYFDEP
- a CDS encoding transporter gives rise to the protein MIWLAWRQHRKQALFTAIGLALLAVFMVPTGLAMRHTFADLGLDDCVRALGTASMIPADADTCGKASIQFNGQYGVMTMIGVLFLVLPLLVGLFWGAPLVAREIEQGTHRMVWTQGVSRGHWALVKFGVAGAVALVASLVYGLGVSWWLNPMSQAGQHGRFNIFFFDMQGTAPIGYTIFAVTLGIFAGTIWPKVLPAMSATLVGFLGLRIALTTLARPHYLPARVVTFPLKDATEQTNPAAGDWILSYGIRDASGKMITANAQIACAPDATGPGAACGADLGITSGAYNWQLYQPGTRFWLFQGIETGIFVAVAALLLYLAVRRIRRVA
- a CDS encoding ABC transporter ATP-binding protein → MDIVFETDRLGKTYGRAWALRDCSLRLPAGRVAALVGPNGAGKSTLLHLAVGLLRPDDGAVRVFGRTPYDDIAVLSEVGFVAQDTPLYRDFTADELFTMGAKLNRRFDTALAHRRLAQIGIPRDKPVGKLSGGQRAQVALALAMAKRPRLLLLDEPVASIDPLARREFLRALMGVVAETGTTVLLSSHILADLERTCDYLIVLHASQVKLVGDVSALLAEHRQLVGPRYGGPLPAGVAQVVRAEHTDRQSTLLVRTNTALRDPAWKAYDVTLEDLILAYLGEGDSRPHAAWEVPA